From the genome of Desmodus rotundus isolate HL8 chromosome 2, HLdesRot8A.1, whole genome shotgun sequence, one region includes:
- the PLAAT1 gene encoding phospholipase A and acyltransferase 1 isoform X3, whose amino-acid sequence MAFNDCFSLKYPGNPRPGDLIEVFRPGYQHWALYLGDGYVINIAPLEDGIPASFTSAKSVFSRKALVKMQLLKDVVGNDTYRINNKYDDAYSPLPTEEVMQRSEFVIGQEVEYDVLVNNCEHFVTLLRYGEGVSEQNQDQ is encoded by the exons ATGGCGTTTAATGATTGCTTCAGTTTGAAGTATCCTGGCAACCCCCGCCCAGGGGACTTGATTGAAGTGTTCCGTCCTGGCTATCAGCACTGGGCCCTGTACTTGGGTGATGGCTATGTCATCAACATAGCACCTCTAG AGGATGGCATTCCTGCATCGTTTACAAGTGCCAAGTCTGTCTTCAGTAGGAAGGCCCTGGTGAAGATGCAGCTTTTGAAGGATGTTGTGGGAAATGACACatatagaataaacaataaatatgatGACGCatactcccctctccccacggAAGAAGTCATGCAACGGTCAGAGTTTGTCATTGGACAAGAGGTGGAATATGACGTGCTGGTCAACAACTGTGAGCATTTTGTGACTTTGCTTCGCTACGGAGAAGGAGTTTCGGAGCAG AATCAAGACCAATAA